GATATTAAGAATCACTGCTTGAACACATAAAATTGTAATTGTCAAAAATCATATTGACTTTATTGCACATTCATATCAAGCACCATAAATGATGATTATAGGTGTAAAAAATGGAATCACCAATTTTTGAAATTTTTGATGGGATGCCCAGACAGGGTCCGGGTAGTAATGAGTGTACTGAAAAAGCCTTTAATTTACTTTCCTCTCTTCCTGCAGGCAGTAAGATCCTTGACATTGGTTGCGGTGTCGGCATGCAGACAGTTCATCTTGCGAAAATCTGCAATGACTGTCACATCACTGCAACTGACATTTACCAGCCTTATCTGAACAAACTGATGGAAAATGCAGCTAAAGAGGGAGTTGATGACAGGATTACCACAGTTTGTGCTTCCATGGATGACCTGCCTTTTGAAGCAGGAGAATTCGACGTAATCTGGTCAGAAGGCTCAATTTTTATTATTGGTTTTGAAAAAGGACTTAGCTACTGGAAACAATTCCTGAAAGAAGGAGGTTATGTGGCTGTTTCAGAGAGTACCTGGTTCACGGATGAGCCTTCTCCTGAAGTGGTTCAATTCTGGCAGGACTGTTATCCTGATATCAAGAATATAGCTGACACTGAAAAAGTTATCGTGGCGGCAGGATATGATATCATTGACCGCTTCAGTCTGCCGAATTCTACCTGGTACGATTTTTACGCCAATCTGGAAAAAAGAGTTGATGAAATCGGTGATAAGTATAAAGGAAATGCCGATGCAGAAGCAATAATTGAGTTTAACAGACGGGAGATAAAACTCTTCAGGGAACACCCGGATGAATATGGTTATACGTTCTTCATTTTACAGAATAACAGAGATTAATGATATGTTACTAATGAGCAATTAAGTGACTCTGAAATTTTAAAAATCAAAGCAGCAATCACTGCCTGCTTATGAAATAATATCCGAAAGCAGTCGAGATGACAATTCCGATGAGAATCGCTGCTCCTACCTTTGGAGGGATTTGAGGATTTTCTTTTTCCATTTCCAGCGAGCTGTTTTCACTGGTGTTTTGCTCATCTTCAGCAGCCATCGCCACAGGTATCATGCAGAGGCACAACACCAGAGCAATTGATATCATCAATTTCTTCATTTTTCCACTAATCCTATTATTCCCGTATTAGATAGAATTTGTTGCTTAGAGGGGAATGATTTCAATAGGGTTTTTTGTCCTTGGGGATGTTGTGGAAATCCAGACAAAACCATCGGTATCAATGTGGTTCCTTTGGAGAAACAGCCACAAACTAAATTACATAAGCAGTCCAAAATAAATAAGGGTGTGCTATGAAAGCCTTTGTCTACAACAAATACGGATCAGCCGATGTTCTCCAGCTCAAAGAAGTGGATAAACCGATTCCCAGAGACAATGAAGTCCTCATCAAAATCCATGCGACAACCGTGACCATCGGGGATACGATAATGCGAAGCTTTAAGCTTCCCACCCCTCGCTGGCAATGGATTCCGGCACGACTTTACCTGGGTATAAGAGGTCCAAGACGGCATGTTCTCGGAATGGAGCTT
The window above is part of the Methanohalophilus levihalophilus genome. Proteins encoded here:
- a CDS encoding class I SAM-dependent methyltransferase, producing MESPIFEIFDGMPRQGPGSNECTEKAFNLLSSLPAGSKILDIGCGVGMQTVHLAKICNDCHITATDIYQPYLNKLMENAAKEGVDDRITTVCASMDDLPFEAGEFDVIWSEGSIFIIGFEKGLSYWKQFLKEGGYVAVSESTWFTDEPSPEVVQFWQDCYPDIKNIADTEKVIVAAGYDIIDRFSLPNSTWYDFYANLEKRVDEIGDKYKGNADAEAIIEFNRREIKLFREHPDEYGYTFFILQNNRD